Within Carassius gibelio isolate Cgi1373 ecotype wild population from Czech Republic chromosome A21, carGib1.2-hapl.c, whole genome shotgun sequence, the genomic segment tgataacatatttAACAGTTCTGGAATTTTGCACTGCATTTCTGTACAttgcatactgtaaaaaaaattttttagagtgtacaaAACTTATATTTGGATCCTAATGGCAAAATGTGACAGTTTTGAACTTCAATTGGAAAATTTCTCCTCATTCACAGAATGGTACTGGAGTTTCAGCCAAATGTCGAGATGCTCGAGTGGAAGATCTCTGGAGCTTGACCAGTTTCTTCGGTTACAGCACTCAGACCTTTGTACTAGCCATTAACCTGCTGGACAGGTTTATAGCTATGATGAAGGTAATCAATTAGTTCGAAGTCAATCCATCTGATTATTTGATATTACAACATGTTATAACGGATGGCTTGTGTGTTCCTAAAGGTTCAGCCCAGATATTTGGCATGCATCAGCATCGGTTGCCTTCACATCGCCGCCCGAGTGACCGAAGAAGAGTGCAAGGTTTCATCCAGCCATGAACTCATTCGCATCAGCCAATGCAAGTTCACAGTCTCAGACCTCAATCGAATGGAGAAGATCATTTCGGAGAAACTCAACTTCCAATTGAAAGCtgtcacagccttaaccttcctGCATTTGTACCACGCCATTGCACTTTCGCACACGTCCAACAGGTAAGAACAAGTGGCATTATCAAACTTCAGAGCCACAAACTTTAACATGCAAGCTTGGCATTTGAAACGTTGTCTTGTGAACGTTGATAAACAAAGCTTGCAAGTGGACTTTGAGCATTCTGCTGTATCTGGGTGACCTTGATGGCAGTCATGCAATAGAAACTCGGGAGATTAAATTCTGACTAGATGCAATGGCTTTTTCAGTGCTAAACAGCTGGGCTAATAAAATCTCACTAATGCATTAATTATTCTTGTTTACAGAAAAGACGTCCTGAATCTTGACAAACTGGAAGCCCAGCTGAAAGCCTGCCTATGCAGAATTGTTTTCTCCAAAGCAAAAGTAAGAACAACTTAGACAGATTCATGAAACAAggtaaatggaaatggaaattatGATGAATTGtatctcgctctctctttttAGCCTTCTGTGCTTGCTTTGTCGCTGTTGATGCTTGAGATTGAGGCCTTACAGTCTGTGGAACTGCTAGAAATCGCCCAGCGCATACAAACACACCTGAAGGTAAGATTTCATGAGTAGATCAACATTTTTACATGccctgaacataaataaaaaccttttaaaattaGGTTAAATGTCACAGACTGCTCTGTTTGGTTCGGAGTCAAGCCCAACTAGTTTAATCTGATCATTTGTAACCAAaacgataaaaaaaaactatacctTTAGTTTCAGCAGCACTTAAACATCTATGGTGTAGGACGAATCCAAAGCTCTTAACCCAGGTCTTGTCGCCAACAGGCCATTGGTTTACATGTGTCGTCCCGTCTGAAATGAAGCTGGCTCTGTGCCCTGTTCTTGTGCAAGCAGGTGTCTAATGCAGCAGTGTCTGTTTGCAGATCTCGAAGGCTGACCTGGCGCACTGGCGAGGTCTGGTAGGCCAGTGCATGAGGGAATACTCCTCTCCAGAATGTGCCAAACCTGACCACAAGAAACTGGTGTGGATCGTCTCACGGAGGACGGCACAGAACCTGCACAGCAGCTACCGCAGCGTCCCCGAGCTGCCCACCATACCAGAGGACGCGTGGGACGAGAGCGAGAGGTAAACACAGCTCACCtgaggaaaaacaccagtgttaGGAGGTCACACTCGTACTAAAGAGACAATAGAGGAAGAAGAGAAAGGGATATTCTGGGTTTAACTGCATAAAGATGATTTTAGCCAGGCTTTGATTACCACAGAAATTCATTTCATTCAGTTcgtgaaaacaaacaaatcagtTAGGTTTGCAATGGATTTCCAAGGGGACAAATGTACAAGTCAAaatcaaaataatgttaaaaactaGAGGATAATAAattagacttattttatttcagtttgttgaaatactgaaatactaaaattattaaaactgaaataaagctatttaaaatgatcatgaaaatggaaaataattcaaaataactaCTTCTACAAgagtatataattaaaataacatcaaTACCTAGAATATTCCTTTATAAACTCATAAGAAACTAACCAAAACTAAATCAGTCATATCGTACCTCACATTACAGtgattattttttcatattctaCTGATAACAACTAAAATATCAGGAAACAGCAGGAGACAAACTGACATGTCTTAACCTTGGCGTTTACTGACACACACCACTTACATCAGCACAGTGGCCCACCCAGCGTTACACTATCAGGTGTCCTTACAGTCCTACTTGATAACTACAGATAGTTAGTCACGTCCTAGCAACCAACACAGCTGATTACAAGCTGACAATCCAGACAGGACGTACTGCTTTGAGATGCGTAATGGGTTAGATATGCATACGTCACACTAGGCGCAGCAGTGGAATGTGGGTAGTGTATAATGACTATGTATTTACAAACAGGTCACAGGTTGAGCAGCATCACCTGTGAGTAAGAGAAGGGTGTGCGAGGTGGGGTCTGATggacaaaagcacaaaacaagaTCCGAGTAATATTCCAGGTTAACCACATACAAGATTCATTTAAGCTTCATTACCACAGATAATAATATAGACTCATCATTCAGTTTGTGGGGGAGCAAATGAATAAATCtaactataattttatttttttatttgaaataaaaacatgtgttaaatgaagaaaaaaatttaCTGAAATTGAGAAATGCTGCttttgcaactaactgaaattaaataattaaaatgataaaaaagtactaaaactaaaaatagaaaatgtaaaaataaaataaaggacaAAAATTTAAGTAGGGTGTCatttttaagtactaaaatgacaaaCTGAAAATGcagaagtataaaaaaataagtttaatttctaaaatacaataaatttataacaaacagaaataaaagctTAAACAGTTTAGTAAAAGGACTACAACTAAATGCTAAAACACTGAAACTCAATATTCTTTTATGAACTTGCAAGTCCCTTACCAAagtgacataaataaataatagtcagaatgagagtgcatctgacttttttttttctgacagtgagGATTCAAGTGAAGACCTGAGCTCTGGGGAAGAGAGTCTGAGCAGCTCACTGGGCAGCGATGCCGAGGGACACTACTTCCCCTCCAACTTCCGCTCCCGTGCCCGCAGACAGTAATATGCTCTAAACCACTCGTCAAGGAGCACAACCGCCAACGGAGATGTGTCCTCCTCCTCCACCAGCCAATGATCTGAACGGCTTCCTTGTCATCTTCCAAGATGATGCAGATCACAGACCTCTTCTGGCTGGAAACCTAATAGTTATACAGCAAGGTGCCATTGTGCCTGGGTTCAATGAAACCACTGAGTCCAAAATATcagaattgtattttaaaactctTCTTTTATGGCTTTACAGAAAGCCAGTCCAGATACTGTAAACATTTCTCATGATTACTTGTGTTAAGCTCAAAGTAAAATAACTCAGCCTGCACAACACTGGcagctaaaaactaaaaaaaaaaagtagcatagATAGCGTTTGTAGAAGTTGGTGCATGTTTGGATTTGTCAACATTCCAGGTTTGCTCAATATGACATATCCAAGGTACACTAGACTGTTATAGACAACTTGAGACTTGTACTTTGGTGCTTTGCACAGTTTTGTAATACGATTGTAAGTGCGTGACAGTGAGAAAGCTGCGTGTCAGCAGGTCATATAGTTAGAGATTTAATGTGGTGCGCATTGTTTATTTttcgtgtgtgtatgtgagtgtgatgATGTTAACCTACTTGCCAATTAAGTATAAGTTTCACTTTAGCCGATGTATGAAGACAAATACTGTATGCTGAAAATgtgcaaacaacaaaaaaagcctaaaaaccttaaaatgtaaaaatgtcaatataaaaaaaatgtaaatttgtataatgtaaaaaaaaaaaaaatgcatatacgtCCTGTATAGCATCCTGTAGATATTAActtattgttatttttgtcatggtaatatttaaaaaaaaaaaaatcattcacaattaaaaaaagctattttcaAATTCACTCAGTCTCCTGTTTTGCTTAGTCGGGTTATTCTGAATCAGTTCCCAAGTGCCTCCCTCAACTATTCCACACAAGCAGAAAATGGCAAACAGACAGCAGATGTTGTAAACGCCTCACTGCCGCAGGACACGTTACACAGCAACAGTACGACAAAGCAATGGCTTCATCACGCAAGAGCCTTCGTCAACTACAACGTCATGTTATCAGCtgatttaaatgcattcaaatgacCAGTGCATGATGCAATTCTGACCAGTGTGAGGCGGTTTCACATTTTCCCCAAAAAGAGGAACTCGTTCTTATGAGAAACTAACAACCAGTGCACGTCTAGTCAGTCAAAGGCTGGAAACAATCTTTCGGTTGCCTTTTAGTAGGAACAGGTgagcaaaatgacaaaaataccatAGGATCGATTTCATTAAACACAATGCACTACATACTGATGAAGTTTTGAATGTAAATACCAGAAAAACCACTAAGCAAGCATTTGAAGATGTTTTCGGATATGCATTTGAAAGCTAAAGTAATAAACTTATAGATAACAATTGGGATGTTGAAGTCATAATGCCTCATTTATCTCTACAGCCATTATACAACTTATGTAAACTCTTAAATGAAGTGAGAAAAGTTGCTTAAGACAACAAGCATGCTCTAATCAGTCCAAACAGTAAGCATTAGTTATATATTataaacacacaaatatttgtgcacttcctcacacacacacacactagtggcTCGAGTTTCTCGTTCAAACACATCTGTACAGTACCCAAACATTCCACACCACGCTAAAAGTAGGTCACTTGCCTTGCAGCATTCCTTCTTTTGAGTCTGATTCTTAGAAGCCCAACCGAGATTTCTTGGTTCGCATTAAATGCTCCATGAACTCCATCTCTGCATCTGCTGCGTGTTTTGGTCACATATAATGTGCATTTTTAACATAGCAAACATAATTTCCTTACATGTAATGAGAAGTACTTATAAACCAAGTGCTGCCAACAAACAAGGTTTTAAGATTTAATAAGGTAAGGTATTTTTTACTGCAATCTTATCAGAAAAACAGACTTATTATAAGAGTCAATCTTCAGTTAACAGTTTTCCTTGCATTGTACTGTGATCACATGACAACCCAGCAATCCCACTTTACCCAATGTTGCATTCGATGCACCAGAGATTATCCTAATTAACCAACAATAATCCTAACAATTCCAATACTTATAGTTTTGTCAGCTGTTTTAAAGAagcattaaatgcaaaattggGTATGCTTTCACTAACCTAATTATTTCATTGAAAGGCTGTAAAAGCATCCTGACCTGCAGCAGGCACATTCAGTCTCTTCTGAGCGAGGCGTCTCTTGTGGGACAGCTGAAGGTCTAGGTGTGGATCAGACTCTCTTTGGGACTAAAAAGATTCTGATCCGAGACTGACAGGTGTGCTCTCTCCCAACTGAGTGACCTAAAAATGAAGATGCAGACattaaacatttcaaaaaatttgttttatacaGAGTGGCACTTATTACAGGCCAAAATACCCAAGAAGCTCAACAGCACTATAGTGAATGTTCAAAACTAAGTCCTTATAAGATTCAATCTAATTCTAAACCAGTAACTATATCACAAGTTGTCCGGAGCTGTTTGAAGACTTTCTTACTCACATTACTGCATTCAAAAATgtaatggaaagaaaaaaaaacacatttaggtTTTTTTGCAGACAAAGCATTATAGTCAAAGAAGCCTGCCCAGTCTATTTACATTACAAAACGCACATTTCCAAGTAACATTCAAACCGACAGGCTGATGATGCACTGCAattttctttggataaaagcctcagCAAAATACATAATCTCAAATTAGGAAGCGTAACCAAACAGACACTGTTGCTCATACACCCATCccctggtgagcaaaagagataTTAAAATCCTAACCTTAACCCTTCTAACAgcagtggaaaaaaataaaaaacaatggcaCTTAATGATTACGCTTTTGTATACAATTGTATTTGCGTACACAAAGAAAGCCCAAAGATTACCACAGAAATACCATGTTAGTGAAGGAAATGTTCCACAGAATTAAAGATCAGATCTCTAGTTACACTGATAGTGATTAACAGCTCTggtaaagaataataaaaaaggtgtgtgtgtgtgtatatatatttaagctcTGAGGGATTGCCTGGAAAAACCACAGGGTGAATCAAATTCCAATCAACTGCTTCAGACTAATATCTGAGCCAATCCCTCAGATGTTATGTGATAGGACGGCGTTTACCTGGGAGTTTATTAATGAGGTGGGGAGGGGTGTGGCCTTTACTCAGGTATTTGGGGAGTATCACTCAGGCTGCAGTCCTTCTGATCCAGAACAACAGGAGATTATCATCAGATCTCTGCATTGAGGACGTGACAAGATTAATAACTGAGATCCACacagagaacaacaacaaaagtgtTCAACTAAAGAATGTTCATTAAAATAGacaaatctgaaataaataataatggtaaATTCAATTCATATTCAGCTTAAACATTTATTCACccaataattttaacatttaattcctTGATACTAAATACTTACATTTCAAATGCtgagtaatgataataataatttgaacactactactaataaatcatattactattgttatttttacagctattattattaaaatttagcattacctcctattattacaaataacaataggtattaataataattagataaaaataaaaaaaaataacaaaaaaatacagacacttaaaaataataatagcattttaTAATGTTATCTAATAATTAAGTCTTGGTAGTATgaactgaaaaattatttaataataaacactattatatattacaacaacaactacaatataataataatagtataatatagACCTAAAACTAAACAATtagattttctaatattttctaattattataatcaaATCCTATTATTATGAACAAATAATaggatttaataataacaataattagataatataataataggtctaataatataattattatttttaggtcTCTATGTTATTCTGTTATTCTTATATTGTTGTTATAAACAAAAGGATTTAATATTAAGTCTtatctcatttttattaaatctttttattGTTAGTTTTACCAAactgttattaaatcataaaatgtgctaagttaaatataaaaatgataatattatatttttataatattaagtgGCCTCTCTTCACCTGACATTTTACAGTTAACCCTTTAGAAGATCCATCcagagacttacaaatgagaagcaTTACAGGAGCCAATATTACTCAAAATACACAATGCCAAATCAAAAGCATAAGCAAGATTAGCATGCAAGCTGGTGTagaggaaaagagaaagagaggaagaattgattttaaatgtgtgttaCAGGAAGCACATTTGTTAACGGTTGTGGATTAGTTGAGGGTTCACAGAAGAGGTGTGTCTTCAGCTGCATAATATTGATTTCAAATCTCAGTAACATCCACTTCTGATTGTTGAATTAATCATGCATGAGTAATAAACACTACAGACTAAACCCTTGCATGCTGGTTTGGCTATCGAAGTGAACAAAATGTTCACAGGGAACTCTAATAAGGTGTTAGATGTTTATGGAGGACTCAGTTCTATATAGTAAATCCATAATAAAATTTTGTCCAATAATAAGTCTGCTTTACCCCCATGTCTTTAAGCTCCGCCCCTGTTCAGTCATGACGACTTAACACTGAAGTACATGTCGGAATCCTCTGTAAGGAACTTCTGCAGTCTGAAAGAGAACAGAATGTCACAAACCTGTTACATCATCATACCCTGCGTCATCAGCTCAGCAGACACACTTATTGACACACAAATATGCTctttaagaaacttttttttttttttttcataaacttgGTTGACGTGAATGCAATCTGGAAATTCACTtcattgcattaaatatattttgtggcAATAAACAGCTTCTAGAGGTACTTGTGTTTctgaaaaaatgtgtttcacaAATGCAGCGCAGTTCCTTTCAAACACGGGACTTTAATCACATAAGGTTCAGTTTTGAAAGCTCATTTTAAGTGGACTTGGTCTTACCAGTACCATTAAAACACTATTTTTAGTACCTTCAGAAACTGAAGAAATCTGAAAATGTTCAAGAGAAACTGCGATttaacttatttataaaaataaaaaaaaatttacaaactagcttcaaataaataaaatattaatatagggTTTCTCAAACTGGAGTTTATGAGCTAAAGTAcagcaaaaaaattattaaatttaagaaaatagttcaaatgaataattttaaaataaatcacataaaatGAAACCATTACTACAAATcgattaaattatttttacatttttttcatgtcATGCAATCGTCattattaactaaaacaaaaaaaaatactttgttaatttaaataattaaaaaatgtattttacttcaacaacaattttttaaatgttgccttggatACTAACTTACAATAAGTTGAAATTCtaaacttgaaataaataaaaactgaatctaatcataaatataaaaaaagaaaatgacaaaaaaaatataaaaattacaaaaactaaaatataaaataaaagctaaataactaaaataatgaacatgtaaataaagaaaaaaatctaatgttaaaataacaatgaaataacatttatataataaccATTAACCAACATCTGAGAATCGTGAACgtgttgttaaattaataaaatattaaagtctcACGTGATACTTTAGGAACATATTTCGATCAAAGGGGTTAATCTGAAAATGTTTGGGAATCCCTGCCCTATGGCACAGAGTTTGAAGGTTGACCATAAAcggacatgatggtgagtaaatgaaggTTTCTGGGTAAGCCATTCTCACAACTAACACTGTTATTATACATGTTTGGGTACTGGATTAACTCAAAGAACATTTCgtagaggaagatgatgatggaGTCGTGTACTCTGAGCTCTAAGCACAAGATAACAGTCGGTGGCACATGTTCTTGAACACACACTTTTTTTAGCAGTCCAAAGATAAATGCACTTTTCTTAAGAGTCTTCTCAACCCAAGATTTTTTAaacagtactgtatatttttatatgcaaCCATATTCAGAATACAGCTAGCATAGCCTCTAGAACTTAAATCTTCACTATAGTGTTCAGTATATATAGCTAACCAACACGAACACATCTTGGGAGACTTTCCAAATGAACTAGGGAAGGCCTGAATAATCAGGGACCGAAGTAAATGAGAGATTTCAAACAAAGGGAACCGAAGCGTTTGTTTTGATGATGTCCATTAAATGTGGCTTAATTTTGTGTCCTAGCAGCCAAACTGCAAAGAAATAATCCGACTGCACAAGCCACATTACCTGCACACAGATGCTTTGAAAATGCACACGGATTTAACACTCTGACGGGA encodes:
- the LOC127941540 gene encoding cyclin-G2-like; protein product: MEAIKLMKELKSNLDQEVHYLPKETGLSLIESTQENGTGVSAKCRDARVEDLWSLTSFFGYSTQTFVLAINLLDRFIAMMKVQPRYLACISIGCLHIAARVTEEECKVSSSHELIRISQCKFTVSDLNRMEKIISEKLNFQLKAVTALTFLHLYHAIALSHTSNRKDVLNLDKLEAQLKACLCRIVFSKAKPSVLALSLLMLEIEALQSVELLEIAQRIQTHLKISKADLAHWRGLVGQCMREYSSPECAKPDHKKLVWIVSRRTAQNLHSSYRSVPELPTIPEDAWDESESEDSSEDLSSGEESLSSSLGSDAEGHYFPSNFRSRARRQ